Proteins encoded together in one Benincasa hispida cultivar B227 chromosome 1, ASM972705v1, whole genome shotgun sequence window:
- the LOC120073083 gene encoding protein SHI RELATED SEQUENCE 1-like isoform X1, producing MKNMAGFFPLDGGGSSGRGPNYQFPTTTTTTTTGGGEIIHPTDGLFWYKNYERLETWEEQQQQQEQGGEGFVYSGDESPARSSLVMVRSGRGGSGGQVMSCQDCGNQAKKDCVHMRCRTCCKSRGFECETHVKSTWVPASKRRERHLRCDGSNPKRPKDAASSGLEMGIFPAEVSSTAVFRCVRMTTLDETSEQCAYQTAVNIGGHIFKGILYDHGPEQPPTSASPNGGALLITTAESATLLDPPPPYPTPLTTYIPAGTQFFLPPTS from the exons at GAAGAATATGGCCGGTTTTTTCCCACTAGACGGCGGCGGAAGCAGCGGAAGAGGACCCAATTATCAATTTCCTactaccaccaccaccaccacaaCCGGCGGCGGCGAAATTATTCATCCGACCGACGGGTTATTTTGGTACAAGAATTACGAGAGGTTGGAAACATGGGAAGAACAACAGCAGCAGCAAGAACAAGGGGGAGAAGGGTTTGTTTACTCCGGCGATGAATCGCCGGCAAGATCGTCGTTAGTGATGGTGAGATCGGGGAGAGGCGGCAGCGGAGGGCAGGTAATGAGCTGCCAAGACTGCGGAAATCAAGCGAAAAAAGATTGCGTTCACATGCGATGTAGAACTTGTTGTAAAAGCCGTGGATTTGAGTGTGAAACTCACGTGAAAAGCACATGGGTTCCGGCTTCCAAACGCCGTGAACGCCACCTCCGTTGCGACGGCTCTAACCCCAAACGCCCCAAAGACGCCGCTTCTTCAG GGTTGGAAATGGGGATTTTTCCGGCGGAAGTGAGCTCAACGGCAGTGTTTCGGTGTGTACGAATGACAACGTTAGACGAAACCAGCGAACAATGTGCGTATCAAACAGCTGTCAATATCGGAGGCCATATTTTTAAAGGCATTCTTTACGACCACGGCCCTGAACAACCACCGACCTCCGCCTCCCCCAACGGCGGCGCCCTCCTCATCACCACCGCCGAATCCGCCACATTGCTCGATCCACCTCCGCCGTACCCGACTCCTCTCACCACCTATATCCCCGCCGGTACGCAATTTTTTCTTCCTCCAACATCTTAG
- the LOC120073083 gene encoding protein SHI RELATED SEQUENCE 1-like isoform X2 → MAGFFPLDGGGSSGRGPNYQFPTTTTTTTTGGGEIIHPTDGLFWYKNYERLETWEEQQQQQEQGGEGFVYSGDESPARSSLVMVRSGRGGSGGQVMSCQDCGNQAKKDCVHMRCRTCCKSRGFECETHVKSTWVPASKRRERHLRCDGSNPKRPKDAASSGLEMGIFPAEVSSTAVFRCVRMTTLDETSEQCAYQTAVNIGGHIFKGILYDHGPEQPPTSASPNGGALLITTAESATLLDPPPPYPTPLTTYIPAGTQFFLPPTS, encoded by the exons ATGGCCGGTTTTTTCCCACTAGACGGCGGCGGAAGCAGCGGAAGAGGACCCAATTATCAATTTCCTactaccaccaccaccaccacaaCCGGCGGCGGCGAAATTATTCATCCGACCGACGGGTTATTTTGGTACAAGAATTACGAGAGGTTGGAAACATGGGAAGAACAACAGCAGCAGCAAGAACAAGGGGGAGAAGGGTTTGTTTACTCCGGCGATGAATCGCCGGCAAGATCGTCGTTAGTGATGGTGAGATCGGGGAGAGGCGGCAGCGGAGGGCAGGTAATGAGCTGCCAAGACTGCGGAAATCAAGCGAAAAAAGATTGCGTTCACATGCGATGTAGAACTTGTTGTAAAAGCCGTGGATTTGAGTGTGAAACTCACGTGAAAAGCACATGGGTTCCGGCTTCCAAACGCCGTGAACGCCACCTCCGTTGCGACGGCTCTAACCCCAAACGCCCCAAAGACGCCGCTTCTTCAG GGTTGGAAATGGGGATTTTTCCGGCGGAAGTGAGCTCAACGGCAGTGTTTCGGTGTGTACGAATGACAACGTTAGACGAAACCAGCGAACAATGTGCGTATCAAACAGCTGTCAATATCGGAGGCCATATTTTTAAAGGCATTCTTTACGACCACGGCCCTGAACAACCACCGACCTCCGCCTCCCCCAACGGCGGCGCCCTCCTCATCACCACCGCCGAATCCGCCACATTGCTCGATCCACCTCCGCCGTACCCGACTCCTCTCACCACCTATATCCCCGCCGGTACGCAATTTTTTCTTCCTCCAACATCTTAG